Proteins encoded in a region of the Zea mays cultivar B73 chromosome 4, Zm-B73-REFERENCE-NAM-5.0, whole genome shotgun sequence genome:
- the LOC103655758 gene encoding uncharacterized protein, translating into MGAVEPSAWMSAAARRWLENAGATAEDAPGRGFNALPLSGMRVSLAERGRALCSLRVPPHLTDVEGNWHAGAIVAAADDVCAAAIMSVEGIIKVSIHYDISYFTTAKLHDEVEMDGRVVEQKVRMTAVAVEIRKKESGELVAIGRQWMMASRPKVVAAHSKI; encoded by the exons ATGGGCGCGGTGGAGCCGTCGGCGTGGATGTCTGCCGCGGCGCGCAGGTGGCTGGAGAACGCCGGCGCCACGGCGGAGGACGCCCCGGGCCGAGGCTTCAACGCGCTGCCGCTCTCCGGCATGCGTGTGTCCCTCGCGGAGCGCGGCCGCGCGCTCTGCTCGCTTCGCGTGCCGCCCCACCTCACG GACGTGGAGGGGAACTGGCATGCGGGCGCCATCGTGGCGGCGGCGGACGACGTGTGCGCCGCGGCCATCATGTCCGTGGAGGGCATCATCAAGGTCTCCATCCACTACGACATCTCCTACTTCACAACGGCCAAGCTCCAT GATGAAGTGGAGATGGATGGTCGGGTGGTGGAGCAGAAAGTGCGGATGACGGCGGTGGCAGTGGAGATCCGGAAGAAGGAATCCGGCGAGCTGGTGGCCATCGGGAGGCAGTGGATGATGGCCTCCAGGCCCAAAGTCGTTGCTGCTCACAGCAAGATATGA